In the genome of Mauremys reevesii isolate NIE-2019 linkage group 6, ASM1616193v1, whole genome shotgun sequence, the window gcagttcaggcatttgaaagttaaatgttacttaaaatttttgaacaaggcattttaagttgttagttctcctttattgggataggtggcagagcagtaccatgagaggagtagaacaggaagaaggcagaattgagacctttcaaagttttggcccaagggaaggggcatgggggcgtcatttgagttccccgcctcaggtgccaaaatgttatGGGCCGGCCCTGGACTGAATTATGAGTCAGTATGGCTTACTGGGTCAATGCTGAGCAGATCTTAAAAATGGGAAGGGCTGAGTGGTAATGTGGATAATGAAAACTGCAACCCATGTAACTTTTTAGTATACTGTGAAATAGAGGTTCTCTCCACTAATCAGCATAGCAATGCTGTGAAAATGTAACTGTATTTGGCTCAGCCTCAACCTTGCCAGCATTATGTAAATTGCTTCAATTGTTCCTACAATGAGGAGAAGTAAGCACCAGCCTGCAACTCATTGCAACAGGCATGCAGAAGATCTGTACTGTGATTTTTAGTGGGGCGGATGAGAGCCGGGTGAGAGAATTTGGAATGCATCCCATTAAGCCCTAGAACTGGCTTCCTTTCTCTGGTGAGTGAGTGTTcaagtttgtaaagtgctgtggtCTGACAGTACtatataaacaaactgtcccatTTGAAGTCATAAAACCATTTGTCTTTGAAGCAAGATTTTCTCATCCAAACTGCTTAAAAGACCAAACACTTACAAGGGTGCCAACAGTTTTACTAGTGAATTACATTAGATTGCTATTTTTACACACTGTAGGTCTTTGTCCACAATAGGAAAACTTATATGTGTAGCTTTCCACCATTGCAATACTGCATGTGATAGCAAAGGTAGAATGGAAGTTGTAgtagaggcagggctcaggctaaccCTGACAATATGATGGTAGAAGTGCCTCTGCTCCGTTGACATTTTCACCACTGTTACTACCACTAGTGTAGAATTATAGGTATAAATTGTACTAGTGTAGTGCATGGGAGTTAGGCTTCAGTTTGAGTATATATTATGCATTTTATAACTTAAAAACTCTGACTCACTTTTCTAGTTGGTCCGTACCAAAAAAAAGCAACCCAAGACATTTTGGCTCTTCATTCCTAAAATGAATTCATCCTAATGTTAACCCTAGATGACAAGGGAAAAACACGAGTGGTAGCTATCGAGTTGATTAGTGCACTGAGTTTCCAATTCTCTGCTGGCACACtgtacatttaaataaaagtgaATAAAACTCTTATGTTTCAGGTAGGTGTGAAAGTTGGAGTCCGTACAAGGGGGTGTAATGGACTTTCATACACATTAGACTATACAAAAACAAAAGGCGACTCTGATGAAGAAGTAGTTCAAGATGGTGAGTGTTTATTTCTTCTTATCTATTTGAAGCAGTAAAAAGGTGGAGAGGGCAGGTGCAGAATAACTTGATTACTAAACGTCCAAACTATAATGGAGTAGAGACAGGCTTGAATTTACTAGATACATGAAGTTACTGAGAGAAATCCTTGGATGCCTTGGTAGGAATTGCTGTTGCTGTCACTTTAGATTCCATTGTAAAAGTACACATTTGTTAAAGCTTCCTGGATTAAATTAAATGCTGCTAGCACAGAGGGTGCCTTTTCCCTCCCCACCATATGTCCAGGCTCACCATGGGTTGGAGTTCTCCAGGGCCTGGGAGGCTACATTTCCATCTGGTTGTGGGGTAGCAGCTTTAAGTTAATACTTGAGTATCATAGGATCCTCCTTGTGCAGGTTGCTTGGTGGAGCACATCCTCCAGCAGACTTTGTCACAAGCACTTCTTTGTCAGCACAGCCTACTTCTGTTGGCCAACCTtggtggctccaggcccctggGGTTGCTGCATCCCTGGGTTACATTGATATATACTGGCACTGAATATACTAAGATGAAACAAAGGACCTTCCAAAAAACACAGCTTTTATATAAACAAATGGATTCCCTTCTTGGGTTTATCATTATTGGTATTGGTTTTTATTTCTTCATCTGCAAATTGCAAAATTGGCTTATTAAAATGAGGAATCATAAATAGTCTATAAATCAAAAGTGCAGTCTTAATGTTCAACATCCTGCAGCCTGTAAAACTTCTGTATGTTATTGGAACAGGCAGGATTTCCGGCTATTAAGACTTTAGAAGCACTAATTCCTAGCCCTGATTGTTTTGCTTTATAGTATATTGGATGGACCTTACACCTCCCACTAGTACAGAACTAAATATTGCTAGTAACTCAGCTTCACCCATATAACTTTGGCAAGGGGAAGGATAGTCCATTTGAGAAGgaaataagaaaatatttttgaggCAGGTTTTCTTTAAAAAGTCAGCTGCTTGAAAGCAGCGCAGATCTTTGGAATGTTAGTAATCCCAGTAGAAATGGATTAATGAACATAATTCATAGACACCAAGGTCAGAAGGgttcactgtgatcatctagtctgacctcctgtgtaacacaggctatagaacttcccccaaaataattcctacatcatatgtcttttaaaaaaaaataaatccaatcttgatttaacaaTTGTCAGTGATGGTGAATCCCATGGCCCTTTAAGTTCTTCCaagggttaattactctcactattaaaaatttacatcttattcCAGTCTGTGGGAGTGTCAAAGCTGCACTTTATTGCACAGTTACACAATTACATTGGCATGACCCCTCATGAAGTGTAAATAAATATACCATAATATCAGTACTCAACCATTTACAGATAGCAAGTGATAGTAATCTCAACTTTGAGTTCTTTAGCAGAGGCAAGAAAAGGATGAATATCCTGAAAGTAGTAAGAAAATGCAGCAATAATTTCACTGACAGACCTCAGTttttagcttcattttatatcagttaTCTACCAGATTGTACTGTAACACAAGACCTGTGTCAGATTACATaacagttgttttgtttttgttccattcAAGGAGTCAGAGTGTTTATTGAAAAGAAAGCACAGCTGACACTTCTAGGAACTGAAATGGACTATGTAGAAGACAAACTATCCAGTGAATTTGTTTTCAATAATCCAAACATCAAAGGAACATgcggctgtggagaaagctttaaCATTTGAAATCTCAGGACTATTACCTTGGCTTTTAACACCATGAAACACTTCTTCATCAGTGTGACTTTTTAAAGCTGTCACATTTCTTTCAGGTTTTTAGGCTTTGTAAAGTGTGGCTGAATTTCAAGGAAAATAAAGTGAATGCATTTTGGAAATGTAACCTGTGTGTTAAATTTCAGCACTGGTGTATTTATGCAGTAATTTGGGGTGAATTGGGCTCTAGACAGTAAGAACAGGGAGGTGCAATAGCACTTCTGTGTTTTTATATGTGAAGGGAAATAAATCTCAATATTGCTCCTTTTGTCATTTCCCTCTCCTTCATCCCTACCAGCCCCCCAAAAAGTGTTCTGTAAGAACACACTCTGTATGCATTCTGCTTTAATTAGAAGAAAATGGTAGGACTGTATATGTATGAATAGGTTTCAGAATTAACTTACACTCATTtaaaaagaacacacacacatctgATAGAGGTTTCCAGTATCTTTACCCCTTGATGCTTTATGGATTTCCTGGTGAGCTGTTCTCAAAGAAAAATTAATAAGCTCTAAGAGGGAGGAAATCCTGCCTTCTAGTGCTAAAATTTTTATATGTTATGTCACCAACCGTAGTTGCATGTTGGAATGAGCTAATTCAAGTCTCCAAAGTTATGCTCACCCTTTCATTTTGAGTTATCTTAGTGCCTATATAAATGTTTGTGCTTGCTACAAGGAAAGGAAATCTTTGTTGCAGGCAAGAAGACAAGTAGTGTGGTGTTCAAGAATAATGCAACATCTTCAACCATTTGAATGTTAAGGCAGAATGTGCAC includes:
- the LOC120408741 gene encoding iron-sulfur cluster assembly 1 homolog, mitochondrial; this encodes MTSHSGRHDTGGKVERAACAHGQRERTGLRGGMASSVVRATVRAVSKRKIQATRAALTLTPSAVHKIKQLLKDKPDHVGVKVGVRTRGCNGLSYTLDYTKTKGDSDEEVVQDGVRVFIEKKAQLTLLGTEMDYVEDKLSSEFVFNNPNIKGTCGCGESFNI